In Melopsittacus undulatus isolate bMelUnd1 chromosome 6, bMelUnd1.mat.Z, whole genome shotgun sequence, the following proteins share a genomic window:
- the GPR148 gene encoding probable G-protein coupled receptor 148, whose protein sequence is MNFSDAALVKRVNATAFCHPETEFNTSSNSDDAALYYLLDEWSLYLSGTNVKMFLIPPAVCLMAGVLIIPTILSVIFSRFSIRQETRYMLLGNALLFDLIYLLFYTVSSALNAAHVPLPREACVLLLFLLAVAYCGGLFTAAAIVLDTYIAVLFPLRYIAILPPSRTKKVIVLLWVCAGAFPGIFFLVLSSTRSFAPCALEMCSVPVILILTPHGTDALKLCFWLSTMVIFLCLALIFCCYVTLYFKTKQSGIWESIYSRASVTFLMHNTVLFFYFFPLMVLFVESFLCVNVVIKLRVGVWVSLTVCNVLMILPKVLFPFLYGLRYREISTSLKSIVRREHLRLVLPAPSPF, encoded by the coding sequence ATGAACTTCTCTGATGCTGCTTTAGTAAAAAGAGTGAATGCAACTGCATTCTGCCACCCGGAGACAGAGTTCAACACCTCCTCAAATTCGGATGATGCTGCTTTGTACTATTTGCTGGATGAATGGTCTCTCTACCTATCAGGCACAAACGTGAAGATGTTTTTAATCCCTCCAGCTGTCTGCCTCATGGCAGGTGTCCTCATCATTCCTACCATCTTGTCTGTGATCTTCTCTAGGTTTAGCATCCGTCAAGAAACAAGGTACATGCTGCTGGGAAACGCTCTGCTTTTTGATCTGATCTACCTGTTGTTCTACACCGTGTCATCTGCTCTCAATGCAGCACATGTACCTCTCCCCAGGGAAGCTTGTGTCCTCTTATTGTTTTTGCTGGCAGTGGCTTACTGTGGAGGACTGTTCACAGCTGCTGCAATAGTCTTGGACACATACATAGCTGTCCTGTTTCCCTTGCGCTACATTGCTATTTTGCCTCCTTCACGAACTAAAAAAGTTATTGTATTACTATGGGTGTGTGCTGGGGCTTTCCCTGGGATTTTCTTCTTGGTGCTATCGAGTACTCGCAGCTTTGCGCCCTGTGCCCTGGAAATGTGCTCAGTTCCAGTAATATTAATATTAACTCCACATGGGACTGATGCTCTGAAACTCTGTTTCTGGCTTTCTACCATGGTTATCTTTCTCTGCCTAGCTTTGATATTTTGCTGCTACGTtactctgtattttaaaaccaaacaatcaGGTATATGGGAGAGCATCTACTCCAGAGCCAGTGTAACATTCTTAATGCACAACACTGTCttgtttttttacttcttcCCACTCATGGTCCTTTTTGTAGAGTCATTCTTGTGTGTTAATGTTGTCATCAAACTGAGGGTAGGAGTCTGGGTCTCCCTGACAGTCTGCAATGTCCTGATGATTTTGCCTAAagttttgttcccttttctgtATGGACTTCGATATAGAGAGATCTCGACATCTCTCAAATCCATTGTCAGAAGAGAGCATCTTCGCCTGGTGTTACCTGCTCCATCACCATTCTGA